The Rhododendron vialii isolate Sample 1 chromosome 8a, ASM3025357v1 genome has a window encoding:
- the LOC131298025 gene encoding uncharacterized protein LOC131298025 — protein sequence MAHRAWSEVEEEMLVTNLTSLVDQGVWQAENGFHSGYLGVLENQMRVSFLEAGIKQNHIEGKIKKWKRDYFYLDAMLRSPGFGWNPNENKLVVENDVWNEFIRDCPQLRHFRDMEFPKCDRWGHCFVRQEN from the exons ATGGCACACCGGGCTTGGAGCGAGGTGGAGGAAGAAATGTTAGTTACAAATCTTACGAGCCTTGTAGATCAGGGGGTTTGGCAAGCCGAGAACGGATTTCATTCCGGCTACTTAGGAGTTCTTGAGAATCAAATGCGAGTTTCTTTCCTCGAAGCAGGTATTAAACAAAACCATATCgaaggaaaaatcaaaaaatggaaGCGTGATTATTTTTATCTAGACGCTATGCTTCGAAGTCCGGGATTTGGGTGGAATCCAAATGAAAATAAACTGGTGGTGGAAAATGATGTTTGGAATGAATTTATCCGA GATTGCCCACAACTGAGACATTTTCGGGACATGGAATTTCCCAAATGCGATCGTTGGGGCCATTGCTTTGTTCGACAAGAAAACTAG
- the LOC131336099 gene encoding uncharacterized protein LOC131336099 yields the protein MNCALERTHSNTLKVTVWEKDSVSRKSLGDNNFKASSNVCKLSSLAWRNSDQNRCAVLKFLVLKHNGHWRIATLPLQHPEHTIHLGSGSQVKMDGLHLVSPSPVSSVRADQQKGRRGPTSERGSSIKPFTATRFAESNTQSRNKGFPNKVSRCNILPADPSCQTSFSSSDSSVSIPTGSNASNASDTHIAISKIDESTKRNPKKKARKKANRNKRPGLTNLECVRGSSTFETGFTKNTDYAIASLPYATRLAVLSPQTNGSGSDLEGNSSGNIIFSESPKLCTSYIDEGDVLEVKLIGEHCSPTENGVVADFPEFSIIGGVQDRNSNPTSCSTDPCSSGYSQTNDSSMLDSISFCSNDKKHVYASYKVSAKGNGRTNFSRPSGYIARNGLYFLPNVFSGVGDSYCHMEGTSSSEHGCSRSDVARRVEQIKNMPRNPSISCLSSSGKFTGCSGKENSHPVWQKVQRNDTRECSSGLRNVKSDNSESGGGLKEVPLLKKKSNGAQSCMLSTREGKKHSKLKSSRKSRRKSNLGSKDDVDNYSTKGSYPAKASSTVCSKISIQQSEVVDISAQSGGKNVLNSTMGSCSKISCKRIGFPTNGVESSTSEAVCNLEDRPSELQPFEHICATLSILNDQTAKIESNSPSGSCDYPDQTEFVEGRSTGYLNPRGSEGTNISKDVSHLEHNKQEHTCESTLRKWKPIGIKGYVVSRSDHSSSLPLAHSREIGSDRDHSSSINASLMCSGQGAIDRIGLHSEGEVQIEKHSSQRTCTSNKSSVNQVAAKCFSTNPRDHNCSAVENESNKIAQAIDDAYRAQLASEAVQMATGCPIAEFEKLLSSASPVISLPYSISSCQNCLPDEIIGAPLCRHEMPNVTLGSLWQWYEKHGTYGLEVRAKDYDNSKRLGIDRVAFRAYFVPFLSAVQLFRNSKSPSDSSSTASGKEAVEEACTFDKRPGNSSNVSCLPIFTALFPQPHMDTSSLSPMNSLCCTEMSSVAAEGNEAIQSDDSTSTDELELLFEYFEVEQPQKRRTLFEMIKELVIGDGPSQCRAYGDPTKLDSVALNDLHHKSWYSVAWYPIYRIPDDNFRAAFLTYHSLGHFVCQSVASDSFGVGACVVSPVVGLQSYNAQGECWFQLRQSELSQTRDIAQSNYSGILKERLRTLEQTASLMARAVVTKKGNLTSSNRQPDYEFFLSRRRW from the exons ATGAATTGTGCCCTTGAAAGAACCCATAGCAATACTCTCAAAGTCACAGTCTGGGAAAAAGATTCTGTTTCCCGTAAGTCTTTGGGAGACAACAATTTCAAAGCGTCTTCAAAC GTCTGTAAATTGTCTTCTCTTGCTTGGCGGAACTCTGATCAGAA TAGGTGTGCTGTCTTGAAGTTCCTTGTGCTGAAACATAATGGACACTGGAGAATTGCCACACTGCCGTTGCAACACCCTGAGCACACAATCCATCTTGGATCTGGGTCTCAGGTAAAGATGGATGGTCTCCATTTGGTTTCTCCATCACCTGTTAGTTCAGTCAGGGCTGATCAACAAAAGGGAAGGAGAGGGCCCACAAGTGAGAGGGGCTCCTCTATCAAACCATTTACTGCTACAAGATTTGCTGAGTCAAATACTCAGTCTCGAAATAAAGGGTTTCCTAACAAAGTGAGTAGATGCAATATTTTGCCCGCTGATCCTTCTTGCCAGACTTCTTTCAGTAGCAGTGATTCCAGTGTTAGTATTCCAACTGGCTCCAATGCTAGTAATGCTTCTGATACTCATATTGCTATATCTAAAATAGACGAGTCTACAAAACGAAATCCGAAAAAGAAGGCGAGAAAGAAGGCAAATCGAAACAAAAGGCCTGGCTTAACTAACTTGGAATGTGTTCGTGGAAGTTCAACATTTGAAACTGGTTTCACTAAGAATACAGATTATGCGATTGCATCACTTCCATATGCAACGAGATTGGCAGTTTTATCACCTCAGACTAATGGCAGTGGCAGCGATTTGGAAGGAAATAGTAGTGGCAATATCATCTTTTCGGAAAGCCCAAAATTATGTACATCTTACATTGATGAAGGTGATGTGTTGGAAGTTAAGCTTATTGGAGAGCACTGTTCACCAACTGAAAATGGGGTTGTAGCCGATTTTCCAGAGTTTTCTATCATAGGTGGAGTGCAGGATAGAAATTCAAACCCTACCAGTTGTTCAACTGATCCATGTTCCAGTGGTTATTCCCAAACAAATGACTCTTCTATGTTAgattctatttcattttgttcaaatgACAAGAAACATGTGTATGCTAGCTACAAAGTATCTGCCAAAGGAAATGGTCGAACTAATTTTTCCAGACCTTCTGGTTATATAGCCAGAAATGGATTGTATTTTCTTCCAAATGTTTTTAGTGGTGTTGGGGATTCCTATTGTCACATGGAGGGAACAAGCTCTTCTGAACACGGATGTTCCAGAAGTGACGTGGCCCGTAGAGTTGAGCAGATTAAAAATATGCCCAGGAATCCGAGCATCTCATGCTTAAGCAGCTCTGGAAAGTTTACTGGTTGTTCTGGGAAGGAAAATAGTCACCCCGTCTGGCAGAAGGTTCAGAGGAACGACACTCGTGAATGCAGCTCTGGGTTGAGAAATGTAAAATCAGACAACTCAGAGAGTGGTGGTGGGTTGAAAGAGGTTCCATTGCTCAAAAAGAAGTCTAATGGTGCTCAATCTTGTATGCTATCAACACGTGAAGGgaaaaaacactcaaaactgAAGTCATCTAGAAAGTCTAGAAGGAAAAGTAATCTTGGGTCAAAAGATGATGTAGACAATTATTCTACAAAGGGATCATATCCTGCCAAGGCAAGCTCAACTGTGTGCAGCAAGATTAGCATACAACAGAGTGAAGTAGTTGATATATCAGCACAATCCGGTGGTAAAAACGTCTTAAATAGCACTATGGGTTCTTGTTCTAAGATTAGTTGCAAAAGAATTGGTtttccgaccaatggagttgaGTCTAGTACGTCTGAAGCTGTTTGCAACTTAGAAGATCGCCCCAGTGAGCTGCAGCCGTTTGAACATATCTGTGCTACTCTTTCCATTTTGAATGATCAAACTGCCAAAATAGAAAGTAACTCTCCATCAGGATCTTGTGACTATCCGGACCAAACAGAATTTGTTGAGGGCCGGTCCACAGGATACCTTAATCCTCGTGGAAGTGAAGGTACCAACATAAGCAAAGATGTTTCTCATTTGGAACACAATAAGCAAGAGCATACTTGTGAATCCACTTTGCGAAAATGGAAACCTATTGGAATAAAAGGTTATGTGGTGTCAAGGTCGGACCATTCTAGCAGCTTACCATTGGCCCACTCGCGGGAAATTGGTTCTGATCGTGACCATTCTTCTTCCATAAATGCTAGTCTAATGTGCAGTGGTCAGGGTGCTATAGATCGCATTGGCTTACATTCTGAAGGTGAAGTCCAGATCGAGAAGCATTCAAGTCAGAGAACATGCACATCCAATAAGTCCAGCGTCAATCAAGTTGCTGCGAAGTGCTTTAGTACCAATCCAAGAGACCATAATTGTTCTGCTGTTGAAAATGAGTCGAACAAGATAGCACAAGCGATCGATGATGCCTACAGGGCACAATTAGCCTCTGAAGCTGTTCAAATGGCTACAGGATGTCCTATTGCTGAgtttgaaaagcttctttctTCTGCTTCCCCCGTTATTTCTTTACCCTACAGTATTTCAAGCTGTCAGAATTGCTTGCCTGATGAGATAATAGGTGCGCCTCTGTGCAGACATGAGATGCCCAATGTCACTTTGGGAAGCCTCTGGCAGTGGTATGAGAAACATGGGACTTATGGTTTAGAAGTAAGGGCGAAAGATTATGACAACTCAAAAAGATTAGGAATTGATCGTGTGGCATTCCGTGCGtattttgttccatttttgtcAGCAGTTCAGCTGTTCAGAAACTCTAAGAGTCCTTCAGATAGTAGCAGTACGGCTTCTGGTAAAGAAGCTGTGGAGGAGGCTTGTACCTTTGACAAAAGACCAGGAAACTCCTCCAATGTTAGTTGCCTTCCAATATTCACTGCACTTTTTCCTCAACCTCACATGGACACAAGTTCTCTGTCACCAATGAATAGCTTATGTTGCACGGAAATGTCTTCAGTAGCTGCTGAAGGCAATGAAGCTATACAATCAGATGATTCTACGAGCACCGACGAGTTAGAGCTTCTGTTTGAATATTTTGAAGTGGAACAACCTCAGAAAAGACGAACATTGTTCGAAAT GATAAAGGAGCTTGTTATAGGTGATGGACCATCTCAATGCAGAGCGTACGGGGATCCAACTAAGTTAGACTCAGTGGCTCTGAATGATCTTCACCATAAATCCTG GTACTCAGTGGCTTGGTATCCAATTTATAGAATTCCAGATGACAACTTCCGTGCGGCTTTCTTGACTTACCATTCTCTTGGCCATTTTGTTTGTCAAAGTGTTGCATCTGATTCTTTTGGTGTGGGTGCTTGTGTAGTTTCACCAGTAGTGGGCCTTCAAAGTTATAATGCTCAG GGAGAATGCTGGTTCCAGCTAAGGCAGTCTGAACTTAGCCAAACAAGAGATATTGCTCAGTCAAATTATTCAGGAATTCTGAAGGAGCGGTTGAGGACGCTTGAGCAGACCGCGTCTCTTATGGCAAGAGCTGTTGTAACCAAGAAGGGCAATCTCACATCTTCGAATAGGCAACCCGATTACGAGTTCTTCCTCTCAAGGCGTCGCTGGTAG